In Deltaproteobacteria bacterium, a single window of DNA contains:
- a CDS encoding cold shock domain-containing protein → MKLIGKVKWFNDSKGYGFIEQEGGRDIFVHYTAIEGDGFKSLAEGQKVEFEITEGAKGPQATQVVKL, encoded by the coding sequence ATGAAGTTGATCGGTAAGGTAAAGTGGTTCAATGATAGCAAGGGGTATGGCTTTATTGAACAGGAAGGTGGAAGGGATATCTTTGTTCATTATACAGCCATTGAGGGAGATGGGTTCAAGTCCTTGGCCGAGGGCCAGAAGGTAGAGTTCGAGATAACAGAAGGTGCCAAAGGGCCTCAAGCGACACAAGTAGTGAAGTTGTAA